The following nucleotide sequence is from Pseudomonas sp. S09G 359.
GTGTGTGATCGGCACCGGGCGGGTGATCAAGGGCTGGGACCAGGGGTTGATGGGCATGCAGGTGGGCGGGGTGCGCACGCTGTTCGTGCCGGCACACCTGGCGTATGGCGAGCGGTCGATGGGCGCGCATATCAAGCCCAACAGCAATCTGCGTTTTGAAATTGAGCTGTTGGAAGTACTGACTCGGGATGATTGAGGGCTGGTGATCGAGCCGGTACGCCTTGATTGTGGGAGCGGGCTTGCTCGCGAATACGGTGTGTCAGTCCACATATTCATCCGCTGAACCACCGTATTCGCGAGCAAGCCCGCTCCCACAGTTGATCTTGGG
It contains:
- a CDS encoding FKBP-type peptidyl-prolyl cis-trans isomerase codes for the protein MSNEELQITDTRLGTGKTVVKGALITTQYTGTLEDGTVFDSSWERGKPFQCVIGTGRVIKGWDQGLMGMQVGGVRTLFVPAHLAYGERSMGAHIKPNSNLRFEIELLEVLTRDD